The genome window TTCAACTTCAACAATCGGTATGTTTGGCAGGTTATCTGTTAGCCATTTCCTACATTGGGCGATGGCATGGGGATGGGAATAAACCCTTTTTACATCTTCAATTTTGCCTGTGAGATTCATGAGGTGATGGGAGACTTCTAAAAATATCTCACCGCATATCTTCAGATTTGATTGACTAAACATGTCTAATGTATGATTTACAACACCCTCTAAAGAGTTTTCTATAGGTACTACACCGTAATCGCATCTCTTTTTTTCTACATCTTCAAAAACCTCTGGGATACTTCTACATGGTATCGGTTTGACTGATAAACCAAAATGTTTGATGGCAGCTAAATTGGTGAATGTCCCCTGAGGACCTAAGTACGCTACCTTTTGCACCTCTTCCAGTGAAAGTGATGCGGATATAATCTCCCTGAAGACATTCCTAAGGGCATCGTTTGGGAATGGTCCGGGATTTAAAGCTTTTAACCTTTCATAGATTGCCTTTTCCCTTGATGGAACATATAAAGGAGCATTTTGGGCTTTCTTGATATGACCGATTTCTATGACCAGTTTTGCTCTTTCGTTAAGTAGCTGTAATATAGTGTTATCTATTTCATCGATCTTTGATCTTAACTCTGAAAGTCTGTCCATAGCCAGATATAACAAAATGTATCAAAATATTCAACAGGTTTTTATCCTCTGATATGTTTTGGATTGTTACCTCGAAAGCTGATATTTTTTTATATTGTTCAGGTGTTCGTTATAATCTTTGGCAAATATATGGGATCCATCGTTTTTGGATACGAAATAGAGATAGTTTGTGTTAGCTGGGTAAGCTACACCCTTTAAAGCCCCAATAGATGGATTGCAGATAGGGGTTGGGGGAAGGCCTTTATGGGTGTAGGTATTGTAGATATTATTTTCATCTCTTAAATCAGTTTTTCTTAAGTTACCATCAAATTTGGTACCTAAGCCGTAAATGATGGTTGGATCAGATTGTAGGGGCATCCCTAGTTTTAATCTATTAATAAATACAGAGGATACAATTGGATATTCAGATTCCAAGTATGTTTCTTTCTGAACAATAGATGCCAGAATCAGCCCTTCATAGAAGGTTAAGCTAAATCTTTTCAGATTTTCTTCAAAGTTTTCAGGTAGCTTTTGTAAAAAGTTTTTATAAGCTTGTTCTATAAATATTTCAGCAGTAACATCGCTGGTGATAAAGTATGTGTCTGGATATATAAAGCCTTCAAGAGAGGGGTAGGGGTATCCTGTTAATCGGGTGATAAATTTTTTATCTTTGCTAAGGCGTAAGAAAGCTTCTGAGTCTATATCACTGGTTTCTTTGAGTTTCTGGGCGATGTCATTTATTGTAAAACCTTCTGGGATTGTTATCTTAAACCTACTTTCTTTACCATCTTCAATGTTTTTAAGGAATTCGTTAAGCGTAATATTGTCTGCTTCATAATAACCGAATTTCATCTTTTCTGGAAATCTCTTTACCTTTTTTAGGTAGAGGTCGAACAAAAAAGGGGGGGACACCCCCTTTAAGAGCTTTTCATAAACTGTACTAAATTTTTCACCTTTCTTTATTTTTATGGCTGTTGTTATCCTTTGGTTTTCTAAAAATGATTCATTTGTATATATCCAAAACCCAAGTAAAAAGGATAGTACAAAGATAGGTATCAGTAAGATTGTGATGGCTCTAAAAAACATCAAAGCAACTCGACAAACCTTCTGAATAGGTATTTGGCATCATGGGGGCCGGGACCGTTTTCAGGGTGGTATTGAACGGCAAATACAGGTTTTGTTTTGTGTTTTATACCCTCTACGGTATTGTCATTTAGGTTTATATGGGTTATTTCAAATTTGTCCAGTATATCGTTTATTTCAACAGCAAAACAGTGGTTTTGAGCTGTGATCTCCACCTTACCAGTGGTTAAATCCTTTACCGGTTGATTTCCACCATGATGACCAAACTTTAACTTATACGTGGAACCACCATAGGCTAGTGCAAGAAGTTGATTTCCCAGACAGATTCCAAAGGAGGGGTAGTACTCTGTGACTTTTGCTACCGTTTCTATGGCGTAGTGTAATGGCGCAGGATCACCGGGGCCGTTTGAAATAAATACACCGTCAGGTTTTAGTTTTTGGATCTCATCAAAGCTGGTTTTGGCTGGTACCACAGTAACTCTACACCCTTCATCCACAAGGTATCTCAATATATTCCTCTTTATACCAAAGTCTAATGCTACCACATGTTTTTTAAATTGACTTGGTTTGTAAAAGCCCCCCTGTAGCATCCAACTACCTTCTGTCCACTCATAAGGCTCTTGGCAAGTTACATATTGGACTAAGTCTTGACCTACAATTGATGGTATCTCCTTCGCTTTCTTTTTGAGCTTTTCTATGTCTGTTTCCACTGTGGATATGATGGCGTTCATGGAGCCAGCTTCTCTGATATGACGAACGACCATTCTTGTATCTATCCCTTCTATCCCAATTATTCCATATCTCTTTAAAAAATCACCTAAGGAGACTGTGGCTCTGTAGTTGGAGTAAATTTGGCTATACTCTTTTACAATAAAAGCAGATACAAAGGGTTTTACTGATTCAAAGTCTTCTTCATTTATACCGTAGTTACCTATCAGTGGGTAGGTCATTGTAACCATTTGACCATAGTATGAAGGGTCAGTGAGGATCTCTTGATACCCGGTCATAGAGGTATTGAAAACTACTTCTCCTGCAGATTCACCTTCTGCACCGAAACTCTTTCCTTCCATTACAAGGCCATCTTCAAATACAAGGTAAGCTTTAGACATAATTTCTCCACGAATTTTTTGATAATTTAATACATCTTTAAAAAACCTTCAAGGATATTTTAAAATACTTTTAAGAGTTTGTATTGAGATTTTGATATTTTAAGGTTTGTATAAAATTTTCTATTGAGTAATCTTGCTAAAAAGGTTATTTTTTATGAAGAGGTATTTTTATACTTTTTTGGTATAAAATTGTTGACAAGTAAATTAAAAAGATTATAATTTAGGATAGAGGTGACAATGAAGCTTGAAATATTAAAGTTTCCTGACCCAAGATTGAGGGTAAAGGCTGAAGTGGTTAAAGTTTTTGATGAAGAATTAAAGCAAATTGTTTATGATATGGCTGAGACGATGTATGCTGCTCCAGGTATAGGTTTAGCTGCTACCCAGGTGGGCATTAACAAAAGGCTTTTCATTA of Calditerrivibrio sp. contains these proteins:
- the pheA gene encoding prephenate dehydratase, yielding MDRLSELRSKIDEIDNTILQLLNERAKLVIEIGHIKKAQNAPLYVPSREKAIYERLKALNPGPFPNDALRNVFREIISASLSLEEVQKVAYLGPQGTFTNLAAIKHFGLSVKPIPCRSIPEVFEDVEKKRCDYGVVPIENSLEGVVNHTLDMFSQSNLKICGEIFLEVSHHLMNLTGKIEDVKRVYSHPHAIAQCRKWLTDNLPNIPIVEVESTAKAAEIAASDETIAAISSEMAEMQYNLKIIYRNIEDMTNNFTRFLVIGNFEPEPTGNDKTSILFSVTHKAGSLFQALKSFAEEEINMTKIESRPSKLKAWEYIFYVDIDGHCKTEKIKKALEKFSENVSFMKILGSYPKGVK
- the mltG gene encoding endolytic transglycosylase MltG — protein: MFFRAITILLIPIFVLSFLLGFWIYTNESFLENQRITTAIKIKKGEKFSTVYEKLLKGVSPPFLFDLYLKKVKRFPEKMKFGYYEADNITLNEFLKNIEDGKESRFKITIPEGFTINDIAQKLKETSDIDSEAFLRLSKDKKFITRLTGYPYPSLEGFIYPDTYFITSDVTAEIFIEQAYKNFLQKLPENFEENLKRFSLTFYEGLILASIVQKETYLESEYPIVSSVFINRLKLGMPLQSDPTIIYGLGTKFDGNLRKTDLRDENNIYNTYTHKGLPPTPICNPSIGALKGVAYPANTNYLYFVSKNDGSHIFAKDYNEHLNNIKKYQLSR
- the carA gene encoding glutamine-hydrolyzing carbamoyl-phosphate synthase small subunit; its protein translation is MSKAYLVFEDGLVMEGKSFGAEGESAGEVVFNTSMTGYQEILTDPSYYGQMVTMTYPLIGNYGINEEDFESVKPFVSAFIVKEYSQIYSNYRATVSLGDFLKRYGIIGIEGIDTRMVVRHIREAGSMNAIISTVETDIEKLKKKAKEIPSIVGQDLVQYVTCQEPYEWTEGSWMLQGGFYKPSQFKKHVVALDFGIKRNILRYLVDEGCRVTVVPAKTSFDEIQKLKPDGVFISNGPGDPAPLHYAIETVAKVTEYYPSFGICLGNQLLALAYGGSTYKLKFGHHGGNQPVKDLTTGKVEITAQNHCFAVEINDILDKFEITHINLNDNTVEGIKHKTKPVFAVQYHPENGPGPHDAKYLFRRFVELL